The Lineus longissimus chromosome 8, tnLinLong1.2, whole genome shotgun sequence region aatatagaatgtaaagccaataacgggaatactccaatcatcagcgcctcgattaaaggacaccgagaggtggtggatctgttgattaaagcgggggcgaatatagaatgtaaagccaataacgggaatactccaattatcatcgcctcgattaaaggacaccaagaggtagtggatctgttgattaaagcgggggcgaatatagaatgtaaagacaatgacggggATACTCCAattatcatcgcctcgattgaaggacaccaagaggtggtggatctgttgattaaagcgggggcgaatatagaacaaGTCAACGATCAGGGAAGAACTCCGTTAGGGTGTGTTTCGAtagaaggacaccaagaggtggtgaatctgttgattaaagcgggggcgaatatagaatgtaaagccaataacgggaatactccaatcatcagcgcctcgattaatggacaccgagaggtggtggatctgttgattaaagcgggggcgaatatagaatgtaaagacaatgacgggTATACTCCAattatcatcgcctcgattaatggacaccaagaggtggtggatctgttgattaaagcgggggcgaatatagaacaaGTCAACGATCAGGGAAGAACTCCGTTAGGGTGTGTTTCGATAGAAGGACagcaagaggtggtggatctgttgattaaagcgggggcgaatatagaatgtaaagccaataacgggtatactccaatcatcagcgcctcgattaatggacaccgagaggtggtggatctgttgattaaagcgggggcgaatatagaatgtaaagccaataacgggaatactccaattatcatcgcctcgattaaaggacaccaagaggtagtggatctgttgattaaagcgggggcgaatatagaatgtaaagacaatgacggggATACTCCAattatcatcgcctcgattgaaggacaccaagaggtggtggatctgttgattaaagcgggggcgaatatagaatgtaaagccaATAACGGGAACACTCCAATCATCTTCGCCTCGaataatggacaccaagaggtggtggatctgttgattaaagcgggggcgaatatagaatgtaaagacaatggcgggaatactccaatcttcttcgcctcgattaaaggacaccaagaggtggtggatctgttgattaaagcgggggcggatatagaaCAAGTCAACGATCAGGGAAGAACTCCGTTAGGGTGTGTTTCGAtagaaggacaccaagaggtggtggatctgttgattaaagcgggggcgaatatagaatgtaaagacaatggcgggaatactccaatcatcatcgcctcgattaatggacaccaagaggtggtggatctattgattaaagcgggggcgaatatagaatgtaaagacaatgacgggtatactccaatcatcatcgcctcgattaaaggacaccaagaggtggtggatctgttgattaaagcgggggcgaatatagaatgtaaaaacaataacggaaatactccaatcatcagcgcctcgattaaaggacaccaagaggtggtggatctgttgattaaagcgggggcgaatatagaatgtaaagacaatatcgggaatactccaattatcatcgcctcgattaaaggacaccaagaggtagtggatctgttgattaaagcgggggcgaatatagaacaaGTCAACGATCAGGGAAGAACTCCGTTAGGGTGTGTTTCGATAGAAGGACACcgagaggtggtggatctgttgattaaagcgggggcgaatatagaaagTAAAAACAATAACGgaaatactccaatcatcagcgcCTCgtataaaggacaccaagaggtggtggatctgttgattaaagcgggggcgaatatagaatgtaaagacaatagcgggaatactccaatcatcatcgcctcgattaaaggacaccaagaggtggtgaatctattgattaaagcgggggcgaatatagaacaaGTCAAAGATCAGGAAAGAACTCCGTTAGGGTGTGTTTCGATAGAAGGACACcgagaggtggtggatctgttgattaaagcgggggcgaatatagaatgtaaagacaataacgggtatactccaatcatcatcgcctcgattaatggacaccaagaggtggtggatctgttgattaaagcgggggcgaatatagaatgtaaagccaataacgggaatactccaatcatcatcgcctcgattaaaggacaccaagaggtggtggatctgttgattaaagcgggggcgaatatagaatgtaaagacaatagcgggaatactccaatcatcatcgcctcgattgaAGGACACctagaggtggtggatctgttgattaaagcgggggcgaatatagaatgtaaagacaataacgggtatactccaatcatcatcgcctcgattaaaggacaacaAGAGGTGGtagatctgttgattaaagcgggggcgaatatagaatgtaaagacaatagcgggaatactccaatcatcatcgcctcgactaatggacatcaagaggtggtggatctgttgattaaagcgggggcgaatatagaatgtaaagacaatagcgggaatactccaatcatcatcgcctcgactaatggacatcaagaggtggtgaatctgttgattaaagcgggggcgaatatagaatgtaaagacaataacgggtatactccaatcatcatcgcctcgattaaaggacaacaAGAGGTGGtagatctgttgattaaagcgggggcgaatatagaatgtaaagacaatagcgggaatactccaatcatcatcgcctctagtattggacaccaagaggtggtggatctgttgattaaagcgggggcgaatatagaatgtaaaaacaatgccgggaatactccaatcatcatcgcctcgattaaaggacaccaagaggtggtgaatctattgattaaagcgggggcgaatatagaatgtaaagacaatggcaggaatactccaatcatcatcgcctcgactaatggacaccaagaggtggtggatctgttgattaaagcgggggcgaatatagaatgtaaaatcAATAACGGgtatactccaatcatcatcgcctcgattaaaggacaccaagaggtggtgaatctattgattaaagcgggggcgaatatagaatgtaaagacaatggcaggaatactccaatcatcatcgcctcgaataatggacaccaagaggtggtgaatctgttgattaaagcgggggcgaatatagaatgtaaagacaatgacgggaatactccaatcatcttcgCCTCGAttgaaggacaccaagaggtggtgaatctgttgattaaagcgggggcgaatatagaacaaGTCAACGATCAGGGAAGAACTCCGTTAGGGTGTGTTTCGAtagaaggacaccaagaggtggtggatctgttgattaaagcgggggcgaatatagaatgtaaagccaataacgggaatactccaatcatcatcgcctcgattaaaggacaccaagaggtggtggatctgttgattaaagcgggggcgaatatagaatgtaaagacaatggcgggaatactccaatcatcttcgccttgattaaaggacaccaagaggtggtggatctgttgattaaagcgggggcgaatatagaatgtaaagacaataaggggaatactccaatcatcatcgcctcgactaatggacaccaagaggtggtggatctgttgattaaagcgggggcgaatatagaatgtaaagacaatatCGGGAATACTCCAATTATCATCGCCTCGACTGAAGGACATAAGGATGTGGTGGATCTTTTAATTAAAGGGGGTGCTATCATTGAACACAGTAACCATCAAAACGACACTGCAATAGTTTGCGCAGCTAAATCGAGTAATGTTGaaattgtagaccttttgttggaAAAAGGTGCTTGTTCCAAAAGTGCTAGTTATGGATCGATATTAAATATCGGTGCGACATTTGGAAGACGACGGATCGTTGAATATCTTCTGAGACGCGAGATGTCCTCAGAAAGCCGTGACTCGAAAGGAAATACCCCATTGCAAAATGCAATCGTAAACGGTCATCTCTCAGTGGTCCAACTCCTAATAAATAGTGGAGCAAATACATCCATATTGAACTTTACTTCAGAGAATATTATGTATTCTGCTGCTTCGTGTGGCCATGCCGATATCGTGAAATACTTGGGAAGCAGAGATACACGGAAGTTATTGGATTTGCACAATGCCAGTGGGTGGTCTCCTATTGCCAAGGCAGTTTCAGGTGGTCATTTTCGGACAGTTAGACAACTTCATCAGCTTGGAGCTGACATCAACTGCAGTGTAGATGGAAAAGGACTACTTCAACTAGCAGCTGAGTCCGGTTGCCTAGATATCTATCAATATCTCATCATCGCTGGGCTTGACTGCAAACGACCCAACATCCATGGGCTGAGGGCTTACGAATGCTTCCCCTTTCAATCAAAAGTTGATTATCAAGCATGCAATCGATTAGGACATTCCTCCGAACAAGGTCTCTCTTACGTCATGTCGGGATTAAATGGCCAGGATGCTACACTCCAGTATAAACACAAACTATCAGAACTATCAGGTATACCGGGACTAGGCAGAGTGAATATTATCGAGGGTGGTGTTTCAGAAACTGTCATGAAGTTTGTAAAAGAGGAGGAGGTTGTTAAGGGTTTAGAGTTATGCGGAAGTTCGGCTGAGGGCACGAAGGTTCAGCTGCCTGACGAAATGGATTTCCTTAGATTACCATTTTCCGATCATCTCTCTCGAAACGAAGTGGTTGACACCTTACATGGGTATAAGTATATACAAGCTAGAAACTTTAAGAACAGGTTTTTATCAAGTAAAGCAATCCATGAGATTGTAAGCGAAAGCGTAGAATCCAGAGCAAAAGCCAAAGAGTCTAAAAAAAGAGGAGAAATCCTTTCGCAGGCAGTTGCTGGAGGAGGCGGTGCCAGTGTTCCTGTGACTATCAGATGGCCCGATAATAAACCTTCAAAACGCATTGTCTCAGAGCATATAATAACAACCTTACCTGTAGATGATTGGCTCGATGATTGGCAAGATGATTGGTCCGATGATGCACTACAGAAAAAAGAATCTGAAAGTGAGGTAACGGCGGACGTTTGTATTTATCAACGGACTGGAGACATCTTTTCTCAAGCTGATGCTAGAAGAGGATGGGCCAGTGTTCCTGTGACTATCAGATGGCCCGATGATAAACCTTCAAAACGCATTGTCTCGGAGCATATAGTAACAAACTTACCTGTAGATGATTGGCCCGATGATTGGCAAGATGGTTGGACCGATGATGCACTACAGAAAAAAGAATCTGAAAGTGAGGTAAAAACGGTGGACGTTTGTGTTTATCAACGGAATGGAGAGATCTTTTCTCAAGCTGATGCTAGAAGAGGATGGGCCAGTGTTCCTGTGACTATCAGAAGGTTTGAAAATGTATCATCCAGTCTCCTTATCTCTGTGGATATAGTACCGATATTTCATGTTGATGATTGGCCAGACGATGCTATCAAGAAGACATGGAAGATGGACGAGGACACCTTGAGGAAGAGTGACGAAATGGACTTCCTTAGATTAACATCTTCCGCTCATCTCTCTCGAAACGAAATGGTTGACACCTCACATGGGTATAAGTATTTACAAACTGAAACAATTAAGAAGAGGTTTTTATCAAGTAAAGCAATCCATGAGGATGAAAGCAAAATCGTAGAATCCAGAGCAAAAGCCAAAGAGTCTAAAAAAAGTGGAGAAATCCTTCCGCAAACAGTTGCTGGAGGAGGCAGTGCCAGTATTCCTGTGACTATCAGATGGCCCGATGATAAACcttcaaaaataaaatttgGAAATATATCATCCAGTCTCCTTGTCTCTGTGGACATAGTACCGATATTTCATGTTGATGATTGGCCAGACGATGCTATCAAGAAGACCTGGCGAATGGACGAGGACACCTTGAAGAAGAGTGGGTATAGGCTGGTCCTGAAATCGCCACACAAGGACAGTGAGTACGGACGGTTGCTACCTGAAGAAGACAGAGAAAGAATGTACCGGATCTCCTTCTCTCATCTAGAACCTGCTACAATCAAACCTTTGGCTCCAAGAATCAAAGACGCATACATCACAGCAAAGTGTCTGAGGTCGCCTATGGCATGTGGCGTTGTGATTAAAGACAAGGACGGTGTCATACATTTCGTCAGTCACTTCCTAACAAGCTACCTCCTGAAGACAGTCTTCCTCCACAACATAAACGACTTCCTTGAGACGAACAGGAGCCTGCCAGAGATGGTCTACATAATCTACAGCCAACTTGAGGATTACCTCG contains the following coding sequences:
- the LOC135493021 gene encoding serine/threonine-protein phosphatase 6 regulatory ankyrin repeat subunit A-like codes for the protein MPATWPQLALIDAAAFGYYWIVRFLLWTGVDVNCKDDQENMLTPIIIASINEHQEVVDLLIKAGANIEQVNDQGRTPLGCVSIEGHQEVVNLLIKAGANIECKANNGNTPIISASINGHREVVDLLIKAGANIECKDNDGYTPIIIASINGHQEVVDLLIKAGANIEQVNDQGRTPLGCVSIEGHQEVVNLLIKAGANIECKANNGNTPIISASIKGHQEVVDLLIKAGANIECKANNGNTPIISASIKGHREVVDLLTGANIECKDNDGDTPIIIASIEGHQEVVDLLIKAGANIEQVNDQGRTPLGCVSIEGHQEVVNLLIKAGANIESGANIECKDNDGYTPIIIASINGHQEVVDLLIKAGANIEQVNDQGRTPLGCVSIEGQQEVVDLLIKAGANIESGANIECKDNDGDTPIIIASIEGHQEVVDLLIKAGANIECKANNGNTPIIFASNNGHQEECKDNIGNTPIIIASIKGHQEVVDLLIKAGANIEQVNDQGRTPLGCVSIEGHREVVDLLIKAGANIESKNNNGNTPIISASYKGHQEVVDLLIKAGANIESGANIECKDNSGNTPIIIASIEGHLEVVDLLIKAGANIECKDNNGYTPIIIASIKGQQEVVDLLIKAGANIECKDNSGNTPIIIASTNGHQEVVNLLIKAGANIECKDNNGYTPIIIASIKGQQEVVDLLIKAGANIESGANIECKDNDGNTPIIFASIEGHQEVVNLLIKAGANIEQVNDQGRTPLGCVSIEGHQEVVDLLIKAGANIESGANIECKDNIGNTPIIIASTEGHKDVVDLLIKGGAIIEHSNHQNDTAIVCAAKSSNVEIVDLLLEKGACSKSASYGSILNIGATFGRRRIVEYLLRREMSSESRDSKGNTPLQNAIVNGHLSVVQLLINSGANTSILNFTSENIMYSAASCGHADIVKYLGSRDTRKLLDLHNASGWSPIAKAVSGGHFRTVRQLHQLGADINCSVDGKGLLQLAAESGCLDIYQYLIIAGLDCKRPNIHGLRAYECFPFQSKVDYQACNRLGHSSEQGLSYVMSGLNGQDATLQYKHKLSELSGIPGLGRVNIIEGGVSETVMKFVKEEEVVKGLELCGSSAEGTKVQLPDEMDFLRLPFSDHLSRNEVVDTLHGYKYIQARNFKNRFLSSKAIHEIVSESVESRAKAKESKKRGEILSQAVAGGGGASVPVTIRWPDNKPSKRIVSEHIITTLPVDDWLDDWQDDWSDDALQKKESESELMLEEDGPVFL
- the LOC135492269 gene encoding uncharacterized protein LOC135492269, coding for MVDTSHGYKYLQTETIKKRFLSSKAIHEDESKIVESRAKAKESKKSGEILPQTVAGGGSASIPVTIRWPDDKPSKIKFGNISSSLLVSVDIVPIFHVDDWPDDAIKKTWRMDEDTLKKSGYRLVLKSPHKDSEYGRLLPEEDRERMYRISFSHLEPATIKPLAPRIKDAYITAKCLRSPMACGVVIKDKDGVIHFVSHFLTSYLLKTVFLHNINDFLETNRSLPEMVYIIYSQLEDYLGKGNLPFYWQPSVNLLEGLKLNIAKSHQVAKLMTATVGRMSRLESGGENHGDDAREDGPGMEATDDEPDIGCYIVRLE